The stretch of DNA GATGTCCGATCGGAATCGCCTGAACCACGGGTTGCAACAGCCCCGGCAGATCACGAACGGGAAAGAAGATTCCGCCGACGAAAATCATGGGAAAGGAGATTAAACCAGCAATGGGACCGGCGCTTTCCGGAGTTTTGGTCAGGCTGGCGATAATAAATCCAATCGCCATAAAGGTGAGACTGCCCAAAAGCACCACAGCCAACAAAAGCAGCCACGACCCGTTCATCTGAACGTCAAACAGGAAAAAAGCAACCAGCAGAATGACTACCGCCTGTAAACTGTTTAAGAGTACCCGCGCCGTAATCTGTCCGGCGATAAAGGTGGAGCTTTTCAGAGGGGTACCCTGCATTCTGCGCAAAATCCCTCGCTCCCGCCAAGAGGCGATCGTACCGGCAACACCGTTTAAGTTGTTCGTCATAATCATCATCGCCAGGATACCCGGCGCCATAAAATCCATCGTGCCCAGGGAGCGGGTTTGGACATCAACCTGTTCCATCGCAATCACCGGTTGATACCCGACCAATTCCTTGTTGCGTGCATCCACTACCTGAGCTACCACCGATTGCCCCACTTCAGCTACTGTCGGGTTGCTGCTGTCTAAGTAGAGAGCGATTTGCCCTGTTGCATGGGCTTTTCCGGAAGATGAAAATTTCTCCACTTCCGCTCCTAGCCCTTTTTGCAGCACAATCATCATCTCGGCACTACCGGAACGGACCTGTTTTAACCCAAGCTCCCGTTCCGCAGTGGAGACGGCTAAACCTTCCGTCTCTTGAAATGCGCGTACTAACTCCTGCGATTGGGGGGAACCATCTTCATCCACCACAATCGTGTCCAGTGTAAACTGGTTGCCGCCTGTTCCCATCAACGTACCCAGTCCCACCATCATCAAAATCGGCAACAACAGCGACCAGATAATCATATTTTTATTGCGGATAAACAACAATAGCTGGGCCCATGTTAACCGCCAGTATGCGTTCATTGTGTCAACCTCTTTCCCGTTCGTTGCAAAAAGACATCTTCCAAGGTAGCGGTACGGGTGCGCAGGCCGGAGAGAACCCACCCGTTTGCATCCGCCAGGGGAATCAGGCGCAGCAGCGTACTCTGTAGACGATCCGTTAATAAGACAGTCGCTCCGTCTTCTGCCTGCTTTACTTCCTTCACCCCGTCCAGGGCTTGGAACATCTCCTGCGGCTGGGGTTTACTCAGTACAAATTCCACCACACTGTCGGAAGCCAGCTGGCGAATCAACCCCGCCGGTGAATCCAAAGCGATGATGCGGCCTGAGTCCATTATTGCCACCCGGTCACACAATTGCTCTGCCTCTTCCATATAGTGAGTGGATAAAAAAA from Desmospora activa DSM 45169 encodes:
- a CDS encoding ABC transporter permease, producing MNAYWRLTWAQLLLFIRNKNMIIWSLLLPILMMVGLGTLMGTGGNQFTLDTIVVDEDGSPQSQELVRAFQETEGLAVSTAERELGLKQVRSGSAEMMIVLQKGLGAEVEKFSSSGKAHATGQIALYLDSSNPTVAEVGQSVVAQVVDARNKELVGYQPVIAMEQVDVQTRSLGTMDFMAPGILAMMIMTNNLNGVAGTIASWRERGILRRMQGTPLKSSTFIAGQITARVLLNSLQAVVILLVAFFLFDVQMNGSWLLLLAVVLLGSLTFMAIGFIIASLTKTPESAGPIAGLISFPMIFVGGIFFPVRDLPGLLQPVVQAIPIGHLTHSLRGVMNDGATLAQLSLPLSILAAWLVVAFTVAAVTFRWDVE